The genome window TGAGTATTACTTATTCCAATATGAGTATTACTTATTACGACATACGAAACTGGGTAATATACTTACTCTAATACAAACTCCTCTTCCCAAACTGGATCTGGTGCAGCCTTTACACGAGTCTTTCCCACTTTGACCTGATTCAATGAAATCGAACAATATGGATGCGGCACAAGCTTAAATGGTAGCCGATGTGCCTCTAAGACATGCAAATTCAAACATCGTAATTCCCTTAATCTAGGCACCTTCGTTTGAGCACGACTCAATTGCGAGACACATTGTAATTTCAACGCACTTATCCATTCAGTATAGGTTTCTTGACTAGGTGCACACAAGTACGTTACAGTTGCTAGACAAGGGAGTGCGCGTTCAACTATTTGAAAACAATATGGTCGTTCCCAAAGGGAATCATGGCACTGATACAAATACGCGCACGATAGATCAACTAAGCCTTTGGGCTTTGTCTTTTTTGGATTGTCATAGAAACATAAATGTGTTTCGGAACCTTCGCTGATTAAAGCGAAATAGAGTTGCTTCCATTTGGCAGTCTTATCAGATTTTTTATGTAGGTAGCCGTGATATTTGATGCCCTTAATCTTTTTCAGGCCAATTTGATCACGGCATTCACGCAGTGTTGCATAAATCTTCTCTGCAGCTTTTTCTGTAGCTGTTTGTTGGTTGAATTCCGGTTGAACTCCATTCACGACCTGAAAAGCGTTTTTAAACTCATCAGTGGCAATCTCCAtatttttttgtatataaaaatatttcatgaaaacagaaatgaataataaggaatcagaAATTATTTTTACCGGATGCTGTAGGGTGTGTCCCTCTACAATTTGTTCCTTTCGATATCTGTTTATGACAGCATCTAAGCATTCAAAGGTGCGACCACCCATCAAATATCTAACGCCCTTCTTCTCGATACGAAATCGTTGGATTTGGTTATTTATATGGAAAAACAACGAATAATCGCCTGGAGAATTGTCGCTCGGTCGCACCAAAAAGCTTCCAGGACCAGCTAAAGGATAAAATTCGTTAACATCCAATTCAAATGTCTTCTCATTACTATCGAGTCTCACCTTTCACTAACATATCCACAGCTTCATTCTTAGTACAGTTTGGATGAAACCACGGAAACACCGTGTTAGGATCAATACTTTGATCCAAATCTTCAACAAGTTCTCGAAATATCATTCCTTGTTCACCGGTTCTATGAGCAGTTACCCAAAGCCATCCGTCCCCCATATCGTTGTGTACGAAAAATATATCACCTTTTTGGAAACTCAGTTCATCCGTATCGGGCATTTTTGTGTAGGGTAAAATTGCCACGACACGCTTTTTATCATTGACTGGTTCAGGTGGCGGAACCGGTATGACAAGCCGCTCACGTTTCAATAAATCACTACATGATGTGTAATATCCGACTAGATCACTAAGCGATATAAATTGCCTTCCGCCGATGTAGAAATCACCACATACAGCAGTTATTCTGTTTATGTAAGGAAGTCATTATAGTAAATATTCATATATTTGTATGTTTTTTTTAGACGCCACAAACCTAAAATGATTAATTCCTGTACGGCCTAGATAACTTAGTACGTATGAGCCTGGTTTTCTATCACTTTCTCGAACTATTGTAAGAACAAATGGTGTTAGCATATTTACTGAATAGTTTAAAGGTTATCGTTCTATGCTGTTTACTTACCTAAATAACTACCAAGTTTTCCAGCTGCCCGTAAGCGAGCCTCGGCTGAGTATCTATCCAAACGTCCATGATACCATTCACTCTCAGGGGGAGCAATAAGTGCTGGACGATCACCTGCAAAGAAGTAAGATAAGATAGTTTAACTTCAAACAAACATATTTCGCTATGGAGGTGAGTGTTATGTGTTAATGCACGTATGTAAATATAGAGACCGATAaagcaaggatataaattgtaTTCTTAGTttgatatttaaattaaaaaccgtTGATTTAACAATTAATTGATCAAGGGAATCGGTGTAGGAATTTATTGAACGAAATGCTGTGTACAGGCAAGCTCCTTGGGCTATAAAATCACGAACTTTCGTTTGCGTTTTTGCAAAGTTAAATCTTGTTCCGTGGTGTTCAGGAATTCCATACTAGGACAATTAAATCGAAGATCAAAGATTAGAATGAAAAAGTTAACGGCTTTCTGAATTGTTACATGTTTGTTTGAGTATTAGATAAAGTTAAGTTAGATTATCATTTAGAGGATAGAGCTGTGGGCGCAATTCAAGTTGAGAAAcactgaaacaaaaaaaaactagctCTGGCCAAGTTTTGGCTTAagttgtgttttgcgaattataaaaaggagccTTTAAAAAAATGCGAATCACTTTggtgacgctgctcccagaggtaAGACCGCGTATTATGAGCTGCCTTTGTCCTGAACGAAAGGGTTAGCTATcttcattttttattaaaatctggTAAATCTTCCCCAGAATTCGCTATTCATTATGTATAAAGCAAATCATGCTTCTATCAACGTTACATAGTGGATTCAGACTACTGACTGGAAACTAAAAAATAGCAGTATATTTACTGAATTAAGATTTATCGAGATATAACTGATTTTTTTTGGTCACCACCAAAAACCTTCAAATCCTCAATAAGAAACAGATTTAGGTTTGTGAGTTAAGTGCGtactaaaaaattaaacaagttCAATTGAAAATTGTCTGCTATCAatttcgatgaatagatgacaTTGATAGTAACATTTTTGCGGGACAGATACTGGATCCACGTTCGTCTTACTTCCCCAAAGGAGATAAACACTAAAATCGCAGTATACTTTCCAACAATATTACCTGGACAGaattttttgtttagaataTGAGGCGTCCTGAGTCCATCATCTATCTGATGGTGGACTGGACCAATTGGGGAGAAATTTTTCCCTTTGtgtctggtccacggaccccttgttGTGGACTAGCATCCAAtgatgagctgcctctgctctggacgaaaccccATGTcgtctatattttttttaatatgtatTACCTGGATTTGTCTACCTTGTATAATTACAAACCAGACCAAATTTGTTGGGGTATGACAATTTCAATCAGCTCCTTATTTCGgtagaagacagacagacataaagAACAGATGACTCGATTTCAATAAAggattgtttcacacaaaaagaaAACATCAAAACATCGCAGAAAAAACAATCATGGCACTTCTCATCTTTGCAGTATGAATGTTCGCAAAAATAAATCAATGTAACGCTATCGAGATGCGAAGAAAGTGTATAGTGGGGGGAAATCGAGTTCAAGTGAGTTCACACCGCTGTATAGTCGATCAGGACGACTGGAGTAACTTAGTTTTAAGTTCAACAACTGTCGTGTAATTTAATGACGGACTTTTCACCTAAAAGTAATCTTTTTTGAGGCAAAAATGAACACCTCACAACACAAGTGTGGAGTTAcaaaatctcccatcaggcgtgtcCCTTTGTGCAGATAAGGGAACACTGGGCGGATGCGTCAGTAGCATACACTTGCGCGCATCTGGAGAGAAAAATAAACCACATATATGTAGAAAAGGAGAAAGGAAATTTATTTACGGTGCAGGGTTTCGGAAACCCCAACACTTGTGTTTGTTCGGAGGGAGCAGGCGGGCTAACGATCGCACGATACTCTGGCATCAAATGTTACAAACTATTGGAATGGAAACAAGATTCATACCGAGCCCTTTCGGGAAGAGGTcgaaagtttgaagaggatagaGTTGCTGCTCGGCAGTCCAGATTCGTGGCGAAGCTCGGAAGGGAATATGAATAGCTCCCTGTCAACATTAACATTTTTGTTATAAGCATAGAAGCGAAAAAAACTGGAACAGTGTTTAGGTTATTAGAAAAATATACTCGGTCGTTCAATAAGTTTcgcggttcgataagaaaaacacaattttatggtttgaaatacactttattattcAGTATAGTCTCCGTGAACATCAACACACTTGTTCCaacgagattccaatttatgaattgttgctaagaacccttcCACAGCTGTTATGACCTCATCATTTGCCTACAGGCAAAATCCTGTAGGAAACGCCGATGACACCTACTCAAAATAGGTTAAGTGAAAAGGCGAGGAAGAAAATTAGGAACGATATCAGTGAGCCTGAGAGAAAAAGCATCTTTTCCGATGAGAGCTGATCCGGCGAAAAGACCCGCGAAAGTAGAATAAAAAAAGCTGAGTAAAAAGGACCAAGAAAGATCTAATGCAGAAATAATAATTAAGAAGAAAATTCCGACGTTCCTTGAAAAGTGATCCGGAATTGACGGATTTCCACACTCCTGTGACCAGGAGTAGCCAAACACAGAAAGGGAATCTGATACTGAAAATAAATAGATTCAGTAATAAATCAACGTATAATTTTCACGGCAGGATGGAGATGGGTTTAAGGGAGTAAACGGGGGTTAATGCAGAAGATACAAATGGGAGACAAGGAAATAGACATAATTACTTCGTGGGAAGATATCTGGGTTGCGCTAAAAGAACAGGTCAATCTTAGACGGATAGAACAGAATGCAGGTGCAAAGTGTGGATGATCGGCACGTTAAAGATGGGATAGTTGTGGATAATGGAAGAAAGCTGACTCGTACAACTAAATGGTAATATGCGAAGCATACCGAAAATATGATAGC of Hermetia illucens chromosome 4, iHerIll2.2.curated.20191125, whole genome shotgun sequence contains these proteins:
- the LOC119653896 gene encoding ras GTPase-activating protein 1 isoform X1; the encoded protein is MAELIRMGGAIVIQKDKLGSPSTGSEDGGGGGGGGGGGGGGGIDLGDLAQELDQDEFDGPTMSNGDRPALIAPPESEWYHGRLDRYSAEARLRAAGKLGSYLVRESDRKPGSYVLSYLGRTGINHFRITAVCGDFYIGGRQFISLSDLVGYYTSCSDLLKRERLVIPVPPPEPVNDKKRVVAILPYTKMPDTDELSFQKGDIFFVHNDMGDGWLWVTAHRTGEQGMIFRELVEDLDQSIDPNTVFPWFHPNCTKNEAVDMLVKAGPGSFLVRPSDNSPGDYSLFFHINNQIQRFRIEKKGVRYLMGGRTFECLDAVINRYRKEQIVEGHTLQHPVVNGVQPEFNQQTATEKAAEKIYATLRECRDQIGLKKIKGIKYHGYLHKKSDKTAKWKQLYFALISEGSETHLCFYDNPKKTKPKGLVDLSCAYLYQCHDSLWERPYCFQIVERALPCLATVTYLCAPSQETYTEWISALKLQCVSQLSRAQTKVPRLRELRCLNLHVLEAHRLPFKLVPHPYCSISLNQVKVGKTRVKAAPDPVWEEEFVLDDVPPDVMSLTITVLSRGKRGKDSEVAYLTVDLANLKNGQETEEWYSLTGMTPMGEWGSLRLRIRYLDDLIMPCEEYSPLQQLLLETELYSVKALAELCHNDRVPLATSLLRVFRHEKRETELLRILCQAEISREYETTTLFRGASLATTLMDLYMRTECYGFLQSAVSETVQRILDSKQSAELNPTKMDVNDDACSNAEFLLQILDQVTQSIFTSPEACPRSVRYICNCLQKAVVAKWPTERLVRTRVVSGFIFLRLLCPALLNPRQFGLVSETPPTTATRSLVMVAKCLQNLANLIEFGGKEPYMEVVNPFILKNKERMIVFLDQLSSITDPNPPPGVYIEQSASHTCSDTGRELATLHHICVSYQPELQNLAKSNSSIKKLVTVTDMLTKHKLKYREMIS
- the LOC119653896 gene encoding ras GTPase-activating protein 1 isoform X2, whose product is MQYLFGLFSRIFDSNGYLSNEHCTVQCDRPALIAPPESEWYHGRLDRYSAEARLRAAGKLGSYLVRESDRKPGSYVLSYLGRTGINHFRITAVCGDFYIGGRQFISLSDLVGYYTSCSDLLKRERLVIPVPPPEPVNDKKRVVAILPYTKMPDTDELSFQKGDIFFVHNDMGDGWLWVTAHRTGEQGMIFRELVEDLDQSIDPNTVFPWFHPNCTKNEAVDMLVKAGPGSFLVRPSDNSPGDYSLFFHINNQIQRFRIEKKGVRYLMGGRTFECLDAVINRYRKEQIVEGHTLQHPVVNGVQPEFNQQTATEKAAEKIYATLRECRDQIGLKKIKGIKYHGYLHKKSDKTAKWKQLYFALISEGSETHLCFYDNPKKTKPKGLVDLSCAYLYQCHDSLWERPYCFQIVERALPCLATVTYLCAPSQETYTEWISALKLQCVSQLSRAQTKVPRLRELRCLNLHVLEAHRLPFKLVPHPYCSISLNQVKVGKTRVKAAPDPVWEEEFVLDDVPPDVMSLTITVLSRGKRGKDSEVAYLTVDLANLKNGQETEEWYSLTGMTPMGEWGSLRLRIRYLDDLIMPCEEYSPLQQLLLETELYSVKALAELCHNDRVPLATSLLRVFRHEKRETELLRILCQAEISREYETTTLFRGASLATTLMDLYMRTECYGFLQSAVSETVQRILDSKQSAELNPTKMDVNDDACSNAEFLLQILDQVTQSIFTSPEACPRSVRYICNCLQKAVVAKWPTERLVRTRVVSGFIFLRLLCPALLNPRQFGLVSETPPTTATRSLVMVAKCLQNLANLIEFGGKEPYMEVVNPFILKNKERMIVFLDQLSSITDPNPPPGVYIEQSASHTCSDTGRELATLHHICVSYQPELQNLAKSNSSIKKLVTVTDMLTKHKLKYREMIS
- the LOC119653896 gene encoding ras GTPase-activating protein 1 isoform X3, yielding MDIYRTSIVPFSVGDRPALIAPPESEWYHGRLDRYSAEARLRAAGKLGSYLVRESDRKPGSYVLSYLGRTGINHFRITAVCGDFYIGGRQFISLSDLVGYYTSCSDLLKRERLVIPVPPPEPVNDKKRVVAILPYTKMPDTDELSFQKGDIFFVHNDMGDGWLWVTAHRTGEQGMIFRELVEDLDQSIDPNTVFPWFHPNCTKNEAVDMLVKAGPGSFLVRPSDNSPGDYSLFFHINNQIQRFRIEKKGVRYLMGGRTFECLDAVINRYRKEQIVEGHTLQHPVVNGVQPEFNQQTATEKAAEKIYATLRECRDQIGLKKIKGIKYHGYLHKKSDKTAKWKQLYFALISEGSETHLCFYDNPKKTKPKGLVDLSCAYLYQCHDSLWERPYCFQIVERALPCLATVTYLCAPSQETYTEWISALKLQCVSQLSRAQTKVPRLRELRCLNLHVLEAHRLPFKLVPHPYCSISLNQVKVGKTRVKAAPDPVWEEEFVLDDVPPDVMSLTITVLSRGKRGKDSEVAYLTVDLANLKNGQETEEWYSLTGMTPMGEWGSLRLRIRYLDDLIMPCEEYSPLQQLLLETELYSVKALAELCHNDRVPLATSLLRVFRHEKRETELLRILCQAEISREYETTTLFRGASLATTLMDLYMRTECYGFLQSAVSETVQRILDSKQSAELNPTKMDVNDDACSNAEFLLQILDQVTQSIFTSPEACPRSVRYICNCLQKAVVAKWPTERLVRTRVVSGFIFLRLLCPALLNPRQFGLVSETPPTTATRSLVMVAKCLQNLANLIEFGGKEPYMEVVNPFILKNKERMIVFLDQLSSITDPNPPPGVYIEQSASHTCSDTGRELATLHHICVSYQPELQNLAKSNSSIKKLVTVTDMLTKHKLKYREMIS